The Bos indicus x Bos taurus breed Angus x Brahman F1 hybrid chromosome 3, Bos_hybrid_MaternalHap_v2.0, whole genome shotgun sequence genome segment ATTCAGTTATTTGATTTATATCTGACAAACATCTTAGTGACCAAATGTTTAACTACATGACTAGAAATACTAGCAGAAGAGTAAAAaccttagaaaaattaaaatcaaactcTATGtatgaaagaaaacacatttcttgGGTAAACTCGCCTATATAAGTTATCATTCTGCTCTTCATATACTTCCCAATTCAAAATGATCCTTCCAGTAAAAGACTGCTAAAGTTGAACTGTGTCATAACTCGACAGTTGCTGACTTACGGAACAGATTAAAAATTACCATTTGGTTTCAATATCTGCTTAATTAACTTACCTACAGAACTCAGAACCCACATTCTGGTAAATCATTTCCCATCTCTTGACATTCATACTACTTAAGTTACAGTCAACcagtcaacaagtatttattgctCTGCCAAACTAGTGAAATAAACATAGGAATAATAATAAGTTCTTTTTAGGATTACATAGTCTAGAAATGGAATGTTAAAAAGACTCACTACCTGAAGAAAGACAAAAGTAAAGATATTAAGGAAATGTTACTTAGAAGTGCTGTTAAGTGTCTTCTTTTTCCACATCACTCTAGAAacatcagaaaaaatattttcaaggtttatttATTAGGAAAAAGTGGTTCACCTAAGATGCATGCAAGACAATTTTATAACAGCCATTTGACTCTCAAAGCTTTTTGTATTAACTTGTTGCTAAATGGAATTGTAGGTCAGTCAGTACCTATTGCATTTCCCTGTATTTTTCAATTGGGATtgtaattaaatgaattaacaatgtttaaaactataaaattcagaTATTGAAAATTTTTCCGACACTAACAAGTTATACTTTAAGTTAGTATTATGACTATGTTTCTAAGTAACAATTCctgaaaataaacatatacagacacacacatacacatacattcctctttttgtggggaaaaaaataggggatttttagggcagtgaaactattctgtatgatactgtgATGGTGGATACATATcaatatacatttgttaaaacccacacactgtacagcacaaggagaACCCTGATAAAAACTACAGACTTTAGTCAATTATAATGTACTCATACTggctcatcaattgtaacaaatgaacTACATCAACGCAAGATGTTTATAATAAGGATTACTGAGTGTGAATGGATGGAAACATGAGGAGGTATGTGAATTCTGTGCTTTCTActcatttttctgtaaacctacaactactcaagaaaaataaaatctattaaaagaGATTTCTAACAAATATCATGATCTTCTTACCTTTGTATTAAACTCAATCATCAAAATTAATAAAGTATCCCCTTTTTCATCAGCcacaagttttaaaagttttagaaattatgCCAAAACTATTGATAAGTTTTGATGCAGTAAATCCTGCCAATCCCAGACATCAACACCTGCATTACTCACTTCCTCCTTTCAGTTTATGCATGCACCTGTACCCTTATTCCAGTTTGAGGCTTGAAAAATGACAGTGAACACAGGTCAAAGACTGTCTGCAGATGTTCATTCAAATGACAAATTCAACATTTCATCCTTATCAGGATGAGAGAAGGCACAGTGTAGAGTAGGGCATTGACCTGGAAGATGTCACAATTATAGTGCATCTGTGGGAATTTAGAAGCTCAGTTTCAGAGATATGTTTTGAACATTTAGAAGTTTCTAACATGTAGGGAGCAGAATGATGGCTCAGTCATTAACACCTATGCAGTTTCTCCTGGGCATTCAGAGGATAAAGGAAAAATGGTTCAATAGGGAAATCAGTGTTGGGTATTATTTTGGCATTTCCAAGCCTGGATTTTTCACTCAGGTTCCATTTAGAACTGTCTGAGGGCCTTAACAAAGCAAGTAAGGCACTTGTTATAAGTCACAAGTTATAAATCCTTTAGCCAGAACTTGCCATGAAGACCCAAGACTTCACAAGAGAAAGAAACTAGGAATGCAAAGAATGCTTGAAACAATTTAAAACATCAATTCAGCCTGGGGTATCTGTGGTAGACCTACTACCCATCTGATGCAGAAACAATTTTCCACACTAAAAAGCAGTTTAGAAGTATTGATGCATTGGGGTCATAAGTGTAGCAATAATTCACAGTTAAATAGAACACAGACCTcagaaaacatttcataaaaataaaattatatttccacTAGGATATATACGCAAGATATTAACTAAATTGTAATATCTATTTTAGCagtaaagaaaaccaaaacttcaggaaaagaaattagagaaaaacataaattcaaaatattcCTGGTGAGGATGAAACTTTGTTACCTTCTATTGCCTGACAGTAGTTAACCTAAAACTCCTATTTTTTCAAAGTCAAAAGCCAAAACTAAGTAGAATTTTAAAggtgacttgaaaaaaaaaaaaagcaaaaaccaaaacaccAGTGATTAGCCCAGTTATCCAAGGTTACCTGTGTCTCATTAAGTTCACTACTTCATGGTTTTCAGGCTTTCTCCAGAGCTtcatttttacattctctttaaatattttcagctacctcttttctcccttgcttaGCATTCCCTTTCCAACCCTCAAATTAGTCATTTTTACTcagacttattttttattttaaaaagctactctatttcaaagtttaaaagaaaaggagaattatTCTAAGGGAATTCCCTTTGTCAAGTAGCATAAATTAAACTCTCCAAGAATGAACACTGAAGTGATTCCAAGTGTTGACAaacttttctcagctattcacATTCAAACAACTAAACTATGAGCTCAGATGAGACCCCGAGTTGGGTTCACCTAAGGCCTCCTAAATTGACAATAAGCAAGCTTCAACATGTTGACTTGCCATTGACAGATGTAGTCTATCCTCTGCTAGATTGGGCACCTTGGACTAATTCCAGAATACTGtgtaaaaaaatacttaaatgatACAATTTCAGTAGCTAAATGCAAATTGTAAGGAAATAAGAggtatagaaataaagaaatattttaaaagcaagaaatcCTTTTGCAGAATAAAATTGACTACTAGAGGATCTATCTGCAGCAGCAACTCTCAAGACTTCTGTTCACCAGGACCATCAGGATTGTTTATTAAAGCTCTACTGGCAACAGTTCTTAGACAATGAACCCACAGGGGCGTGGAAGAACTgcattaaaacaaacaagaataaGCACTTGCACATCACTATGCAAGGTATGACCATGACCTCTGTGTTATGGCTACCTCTGTCTTAACTTTTTTGCCTTACCTCTACCTGAGTATCACCTGTATTACTACCTTTGAATACCAATCTGTTTCCCCCTTGGcaaatggaaaaaggaatggaaatAATCTTCACTGCCATCAGTAGCCACATACACAAGgatgttttctctttccttgtatgttgtcaccttTTCTATCAAAAATTGTTGGCCAAAGTTATGGCCATACTTATCAATCACAAGTATTTTTTGTCTTCTATTTAGAAAGTCATAtaaatgatttatatttgttGCTAATTCTTTAAGCTTAGccttcatttccaaataaaaataccaaGATGTTAAATATAGCTGctggaaaaagaggaaatgaaatgatAAGAGAAGATTCCTTGGCTCTCATATCCCTCCCTGCATTACTATCATCCTGGGTTAATGAACTAGAGATTTCTTTACCTGATCTACCCATTCCTTACCTGATCTACCCATTGAGATCACCTGcactatccaactatctcaactCATCACTTCCCTTTGCAAACTGAGACCTGATCATTGTGTGTTGAGAAGCCAATCTATAAATTACAAGCCCATGTGATTTTCTATCAAGACTTACTGGAGTCCATTCCAATATTGTTTTATAGTCATTTTTCCACATTTTAGAAACTAATCATATTCAGTATATTAAGACTGTCATTTCTGCGAAAATTACTTTATACCACACTGCAATATTTAACACTACGGTTAGAATTGTTTACTgagatatttcttttatttccaggCTTGTGGGAAAATAACCATCTGTGTCATAGTTAGCTTAATTCTAAGCCAGAGCTGAGAACTAAAGTAAGTTCCGAACAGGAGTAAATTCCAGCACTCAAAAGATGAAACAGCATTGCCCATCAAGACTAACATCTTTGAAAAAGACAACAAACCTTGTATTGAATATGGATtaactgaaaaaggcaaaaaaaaatgtcaaaaccaTAGATCCTTACCAGAAAAGGACTCCAACAAATGCAGGAAACACACATTATACCCAGAAGCTGGATGACCATTTCAAAGTGATGAGACCTGCCTTGTCTGTGCTGCTGACTTCTAAATTTAACTTTCAAAAGTGAAATTCCTGTGATGGCATTGCAAACAAATGAAATACCCAGGGCTAGGAGCCccagaaaagcaaaaagtaaaagataaaaccTATCTTCCCAGTCTTTGATTTCATCTGTTTTGTAGAAACACCAGGTCCTTGAAGCTTGAATTTTATAGTCACGGTGCCCGAGGATGGGCAGCAAAGctacaaaaacagcaaaaaagcACACCCCACTCAACATCATTTTAACATGCTTGTTTGTAATTTTTGTAGAGTGAAATATTGGTTTGGTGACTCCAATGCATCGCTCTATGGCCATCAAACTGCCTAGAAAAAGTGGGCACAGACCAGAGAACACCATGCAGATACCAAAAATACTGCAAAGGATATTTGACTTGTCAAAGTAGATCCAGTCTTTATCAGAAGCATACACAAAGACTGCTATAGTTCCATTGATGAGGTGCCCAAAGAAATCTGTGATTACTAGAGCACTAGCCAAAAGCAAAAACGATGACTTATACTTCTGTCTAAATCTCTGGTATGCCTTCATGAGGATAGCAATGGCAAGGCTGTTCGATAAGATTCCCACTGTCATGAAGATTATTGAAAAAGATATTGAAAGGTCTTCTTCCAGTTGGCAAGTTGTATTTGAAAGGAGCTCAGATTCAGGAGACACTGGCTGTATAGAACTGTTCGTGGACATTGTTATGGAGATAAGAGCTGGCCACTCAAGTCATCTCCTTCTCAAGAGTTTAGGCTTGCAGTCCAGAGATCTGTAGCATAAAGACAGAGAAATCATGAGCTCTGGAAAACTGCTCATCTGGCACCCCAGCACCCTATGGTGGGAATCATATTTATCCAGCCTATCAGGAGCCAGATTGCATCATGCTGTGAACAGCACATATCTGCCTGGGGTTCCACATCTCATTTTCAAGGTAAAGAAGCTACCAGAACTGAGACCTTTTGGTTAACTTCTGTGTCTACTCTGCCAATGAGCACCTCCTAAATCTCCTCCTGACACTTCACTGTCACCCTAAAACTTCAGATTTACCAAGTCACTTAACAAGACTAGATTTAAAcccaaatgagtttttaaaagtatgataGTCTATTCTAATAACTAAGTGACCTTCTaaactttttgctttttcctctgatGAACTTTGCCCCAAACGTGTAGATTATTCCTTTGGGAGCTATGTCTGTTTGTCACGCAGACAAAAATCATCTTCCCCAAATTTTGGAAGGGTGCAGGGTGGAGCCGCAAGCGCACTGAcgctgcatgggcttctctgaATAAGTTCTGAATTTGAGCTAAAACTATGTGATTTAGCTCAAATAACAGCAAACCACACACATCAATGACCCATGGAAGGTTACCACCTGTGCAGAAATGCAGGTGGGTGACAGCCAGGGAGACGGACCGCCCTCACTGTGGGTAGTTCTGCCTAGATGCTGCTGATCTTACGCTACAGGTTCAGGGCAGCAATATCCAAGGCGAATTATTCATTTGTAGCTCTTTCCCtaaggcttccttggtagctcagacggtaaagggtctgcctgcagtgcaggagatccgggtttgaaccctgggttaggaagatcccctggagaagggtatggcaatccattccagtgttcttgcctggaaaatcacatggacggaggagcctggcgggcaacaccccacagggtcgcagagttggacacgactgacacacaGCTCTTTCCCTGGTGAGCTGAGGCCTGAGTCACAGACCCTCTATGCCCACCACCGCCGCCACCCCGCCCCGAGCTCTTTCGGCCGGCGTTTCCCCAACAGCTTTCCCGGAGGCTAGGAATTCCGAAGCCAGCCTTTCCTGGGACCGGCCCAAGAAGGGCCGCCCCGGTCTGCCCGCAGGGCGGCCGCCTCCTCCGAGTCTTACTCACAGCGCTACTTTCGCCCGCTGCTACCCCGACGCCCCCGGGCCTCTGCTTGCAACATCCTTCCCAAACCTCTTAACTGGCTGAAACTTTCTGCGATTGCTCAAACGCCAGAGGGCcggtctccctcccaccccgggGGCGCCAAAGACCTGAGCTGATCCGGATGTGGGAGTCGAAGGGTCCCGGGCAGGGAAACGAGGGGCGAAAGAGGATCTTTTCCTTTACCCGTTTCCCTCCTCTTAGACCCGTTCTCCCGGGTCCCAGCCGCGCACCTCAGAATCCGGACGGGTCGGTCTTTCCTCTGAGGCTGTATCCCCAGCTGGGGGCATCTGTTCCAAACTTGTTGGCCAGCGCAGGCTCAGGTGCCCTCGGGTGCGGCTGCCTGCTGCCGCCCCGGGCGTCCGAGAGTGGGGTGGCTAAACCTCAGTAGGCTTGAGCATCCGGAGACCAACGCGTGGGAATCTAGCCGCTAAAGGGGTGGTGACCTTGGCATCCCCGGCTGCGGGCAGGGCTCTAGGCGGAGCAGAAGGGCGCGCCAGCCCGTGGGCCATCCCGCGCCCTGCTCTGcttcgccgccgccgccgccgatgCCTCCTGAGCGCAGCGCTGCGCCCTCGCCACGGCTCCGGCCCGGACTCGCTCGCGCCGCGCGTCCTTCCGCGCGCTCGCGCAGCGCGGAACCTGCCTGGTGCGCTCGGCTGGCTGGATCCTTTAGCACCTAGCAGCGCTCGCCGCCTGGGCGGGGAGGAGGGCGCGGTTGACCTCCGCCCCTTCCTCTCCGCCCCTTTTGCCTTGAGCCTGACCGGGAGAAACTTCAGCACGGTGCTCAGATGCTACAGCCCCCCTCCTCAGCATCACTACGGCCCTCTTAGCTGCCCGAGCAATTAGggaaaagttttgttttaaactcATTCTCCAGCTAAAGGCGCCATCTCTACGGCTGTAAAATAACAATCAGGAGAGCCGAGGAAAGCGCGCAGACAGCAGTCGTGACAGCATGTTGGAGCTGTCAGATTGTAGTTTGCCGACAGTTCATCCCAAATCcatcttaaaaagataaaaccagGTACAAAGAAAGAGATGGTGCATTTGAGATGGTGGGCTTAGGGGCCGATATCCCCAAGAAGTGAAAAACATTCGGGCCACGTGTTGTCAATGGGAAGTCGCTGCCTTAGGATTCTCTGTCACTTACAGGACTGGACTGTTTCTAGCTTTCTAAAGAAGGTGAGAAGGGAAAGGGTGAGGCGTATTCTCGAAGGACGAATGCAGATAAAGCAataacattttaatgattttaaaagctCAATGGTGAGAGAATTTCTAGTGGTGTATTTACTCAAAGAAACGCTAATAAATTTGGCTGAAAT includes the following:
- the PTGFR gene encoding prostaglandin F2-alpha receptor, producing the protein MSTNSSIQPVSPESELLSNTTCQLEEDLSISFSIIFMTVGILSNSLAIAILMKAYQRFRQKYKSSFLLLASALVITDFFGHLINGTIAVFVYASDKDWIYFDKSNILCSIFGICMVFSGLCPLFLGSLMAIERCIGVTKPIFHSTKITNKHVKMMLSGVCFFAVFVALLPILGHRDYKIQASRTWCFYKTDEIKDWEDRFYLLLFAFLGLLALGISFVCNAITGISLLKVKFRSQQHRQGRSHHFEMVIQLLGIMCVSCICWSPFLVTMASIGMNIQDFKDSCERTLFTLRMATWNQILDPWVYILLRKAVLRNLYVCTRRCCGVHVISLHVWELSSIKNSLKVAAISDLPVTEKVTQQTST